Proteins from one Polynucleobacter wuianus genomic window:
- the rsmG gene encoding 16S rRNA (guanine(527)-N(7))-methyltransferase RsmG — protein MTEALLSMGIEELGLNLSEANIAGLELFLQEMGRWNQVHNLTAIEGEKESIRLHLIDSIAVLPVLREFLKAQNPAIADLGSGGGLPAIPIAIVQPEWRLTLIEAIRKKTAFLQHVRGKLKLKNIEVLSERVENVALQQTGQFDAVISRAFTNLARFLELSLPLLKPGGLVFAMKSKRADEEMKDVCKDDWRLLADEALFIPNLSVERRLLVLTPVRKSLVTP, from the coding sequence ATGACCGAAGCCCTGCTTTCTATGGGAATTGAAGAGCTTGGACTTAATTTAAGCGAAGCCAATATTGCCGGCCTTGAGCTTTTTTTGCAGGAAATGGGTCGCTGGAATCAGGTCCACAACCTTACTGCAATCGAGGGCGAAAAAGAGTCCATTCGCCTACATCTGATTGATTCCATTGCGGTTTTGCCAGTTTTGAGAGAGTTTTTAAAAGCCCAAAATCCAGCGATAGCTGATCTGGGTTCGGGCGGCGGTCTCCCGGCAATTCCGATTGCTATTGTCCAGCCAGAATGGCGCTTAACCTTGATTGAGGCTATCCGCAAGAAAACGGCTTTTTTGCAGCATGTGCGAGGCAAGTTGAAGCTGAAAAACATTGAAGTGCTTAGCGAACGAGTCGAAAATGTTGCGCTGCAGCAAACTGGCCAATTTGATGCTGTTATTTCACGAGCGTTTACGAATTTAGCGCGATTTTTGGAGTTATCACTTCCATTGCTAAAGCCCGGTGGGCTGGTATTCGCAATGAAATCAAAGCGCGCAGATGAAGAAATGAAAGATGTCTGCAAAGACGACTGGCGTTTATTGGCAGACGAGGCCTTATTTATACCCAACCTATCGGTGGAGAGACGCCTTTTAGTCCTGACCCCCGTGAGAAAATCGTTAGTTACCCCTTAA
- a CDS encoding SET domain-containing protein, whose protein sequence is MASKKLKPPKVDRSSIVVKSSPIHGKGVFVAKPIKKGQAIIEYKGERISWKLAQKRHPHDPKDPNHTFYFSLDDGRVIDAKYGGNAARWINHSCKPICETREDTFGGKPRVFIYAKRNLKVGEELFYDYSLDIEGRITKQMKKDYECRCGAKKCRGTMLALQDK, encoded by the coding sequence ATGGCATCCAAAAAACTCAAACCACCAAAGGTGGACAGATCTTCTATTGTTGTTAAGTCTTCGCCAATTCATGGCAAGGGCGTGTTTGTTGCTAAGCCAATTAAAAAAGGGCAAGCCATTATTGAATACAAGGGTGAGCGAATTAGCTGGAAGCTTGCACAGAAGCGTCACCCACACGACCCCAAAGATCCAAACCATACTTTTTATTTTTCTTTGGATGATGGTCGCGTTATTGATGCCAAATACGGCGGTAATGCTGCTCGCTGGATTAATCATTCCTGTAAGCCAATCTGTGAAACCCGCGAAGATACTTTTGGTGGCAAACCTCGCGTCTTTATTTATGCCAAGCGCAATCTCAAGGTTGGCGAAGAGTTGTTCTATGACTACTCTTTGGACATTGAGGGCCGCATTACCAAGCAAATGAAAAAAGATTACGAGTGTCGTTGTGGTGCCAAGAAGTGCCGCGGCACGATGCTTGCGCTTCAGGATAAGTAA
- a CDS encoding ABC transporter ATP-binding protein encodes MTMALEVKNLESWYGESHILHGVNFAVRDGEVVTLLGRNGAGRSTILKTILGLTSKRTGSIEIYATETIAMPTYRIARLGVGFCPEERGIFASLSTEENLLLLPEIASGGMGLDEIYEMFPNLYERRNSPGTRLSGGEQQMLAMARILRTGAKLLLLDEITEGLAPVIVQKLGEVVTSLRNKGFTIVLVEQNFRFAAPLADRHYVVEHGNVVEVVQQSELAEKAALLNEYLGV; translated from the coding sequence ATGACCATGGCGCTTGAAGTAAAGAATTTAGAGTCCTGGTATGGTGAGTCACACATTTTGCATGGCGTGAATTTTGCTGTCCGTGATGGTGAGGTGGTTACCTTATTGGGTAGAAACGGCGCGGGTCGTAGCACCATCCTGAAAACGATTTTAGGCTTGACCAGCAAAAGAACTGGTTCGATAGAAATATATGCAACTGAAACTATTGCAATGCCTACATACAGAATTGCTCGCCTCGGCGTAGGTTTTTGCCCAGAAGAGCGCGGCATTTTTGCAAGCTTAAGTACAGAAGAAAATTTATTGCTTTTGCCAGAGATTGCATCGGGCGGCATGGGTTTGGACGAAATCTACGAGATGTTTCCAAACCTATACGAAAGACGCAACAGTCCGGGTACACGCTTATCTGGTGGTGAGCAGCAAATGTTGGCCATGGCGCGCATCTTGAGAACAGGCGCAAAACTGTTGCTATTGGATGAAATTACCGAAGGTTTGGCACCAGTCATTGTGCAAAAGCTGGGTGAGGTTGTTACAAGCCTACGTAACAAGGGTTTCACGATCGTATTGGTTGAACAGAATTTCCGCTTTGCTGCACCACTGGCAGATCGGCATTATGTGGTTGAGCACGGTAACGTAGTTGAAGTGGTGCAACAAAGTGAGCTTGCTGAAAAAGCGGCTCTATTAAATGAGTATCTTGGTGTTTAG
- a CDS encoding ABC transporter substrate-binding protein, with protein sequence MKLKQITASLVAATMFASNPVFAQAGSKVSGDVVKIGVLTDLSSTYSDLAGPGAVIAAKMAIADFSKDGTVIGKKIELVSADHQNKADIAANKAREWYDKDGVDVIVELVSTNVALAVMEVAEQKNKITLVSGAGSLPITNEKCTANNVHWAYDTYALSNGTGKAVVKQGKKNWYFITADYAFGAALEKDATAVVTANGGKVLGTSKHPFPNSDFSSYLLKAQASGADVVALANAGQDTINTVKQASEFGINKKQTVVPLLMFISDVHSLGLPAAQGMYLTEGFYWDKDDKTRAFSKRFILQHKRMPTMVQAGVYSSVLAYLNAVQKAGTDDTQAVMKALKSTNIDDGLFKGKIRADGKFEHDMYLLEVKKPADSKSPWDYYYVRATIPAAEATLPLSQSKCKLVNK encoded by the coding sequence ATGAAGTTAAAGCAAATAACCGCATCACTGGTTGCCGCGACGATGTTTGCGTCAAACCCAGTTTTTGCACAAGCAGGATCCAAGGTAAGTGGTGATGTAGTCAAGATCGGAGTGTTAACTGATTTGTCTTCCACCTATTCTGATTTGGCTGGTCCGGGCGCAGTGATTGCTGCAAAAATGGCAATTGCTGATTTTTCTAAAGACGGGACCGTCATTGGCAAAAAGATTGAGCTTGTAAGCGCTGATCATCAGAACAAAGCTGATATTGCCGCCAATAAAGCGCGCGAATGGTATGACAAAGACGGCGTTGATGTAATTGTCGAGTTAGTTTCTACCAACGTTGCGCTGGCCGTAATGGAAGTTGCTGAGCAAAAGAACAAAATCACTTTGGTTTCTGGGGCTGGATCTTTACCAATTACCAATGAAAAATGTACTGCCAACAACGTGCATTGGGCATATGACACTTATGCCCTATCAAATGGTACGGGTAAGGCGGTTGTAAAGCAGGGCAAAAAGAATTGGTACTTCATTACCGCTGACTATGCTTTTGGCGCAGCACTTGAAAAAGATGCAACAGCAGTTGTTACCGCTAATGGCGGTAAGGTATTGGGTACTAGCAAGCACCCATTCCCCAACAGTGACTTCTCTTCATATCTTTTGAAGGCACAAGCTAGCGGTGCAGACGTAGTTGCTTTGGCTAACGCCGGTCAAGATACCATCAACACGGTAAAGCAAGCTTCTGAGTTTGGTATCAACAAAAAACAAACCGTTGTTCCTTTGTTGATGTTTATCTCTGACGTGCACTCCTTAGGCTTGCCTGCTGCACAGGGTATGTACCTTACAGAAGGTTTTTATTGGGACAAGGATGACAAGACTCGTGCATTCTCCAAACGCTTTATCTTGCAACACAAACGCATGCCAACCATGGTTCAAGCCGGCGTTTACTCATCCGTTCTTGCTTATTTGAATGCGGTTCAAAAGGCTGGCACAGACGATACACAAGCTGTAATGAAGGCGCTTAAATCGACCAACATTGATGACGGTCTCTTTAAAGGCAAGATTCGTGCCGACGGTAAGTTTGAACATGATATGTATTTGCTTGAGGTGAAGAAGCCTGCGGACTCTAAGAGCCCATGGGATTACTACTATGTTCGCGCGACGATCCCTGCCGCCGAAGCTACTTTGCCGCTTTCACAATCGAAGTGCAAATTAGTTAACAAGTAA
- a CDS encoding branched-chain amino acid ABC transporter permease — protein sequence MNSKTKLLYGVLVLIALLLPFQDFIYLVFAMKVLCFALFACAFNLLLGFTGLLSFGHAAFFGTAAYITAYFCKEAGLSPELGILFGVAGSGVLGFLIGSLAIRRQGIYFAMVTLALSQMVYFLAVQLPYTGGEDGIQGVPRGMLFGLIDLKDDVAMYYFVLAVFLFGFALIMRAVNSPFGQVLKAIRENEPRAISLGYDVDRFKLMSFVISAALSGLAGSMKSLVFQLATLTDVHWHMSGEVVLMTLLGGMGTILGPVVGAGIVVGLQNYLANIGSWSTIATGFIFVICVLAFRRGVVGEIAAHFKNKN from the coding sequence ATGAATTCAAAAACAAAGCTGCTTTACGGTGTCTTGGTTTTAATCGCCCTATTATTGCCGTTCCAGGATTTTATTTATTTAGTGTTTGCAATGAAGGTGCTGTGTTTCGCCCTTTTTGCTTGCGCATTCAATCTGCTTTTGGGTTTTACTGGCTTGTTGTCTTTTGGACATGCAGCGTTCTTTGGAACCGCGGCGTACATAACCGCATACTTTTGCAAAGAAGCTGGCCTCTCCCCTGAGCTAGGAATTTTGTTTGGTGTTGCGGGCTCCGGCGTGCTCGGCTTTTTGATAGGCTCCTTGGCGATTCGTCGTCAGGGCATTTACTTTGCGATGGTTACTTTAGCGCTCTCGCAAATGGTGTATTTCTTGGCAGTTCAGCTTCCCTACACGGGAGGCGAGGACGGCATTCAAGGTGTTCCTCGTGGTATGTTGTTTGGTCTGATTGATCTAAAAGATGATGTTGCCATGTACTATTTTGTCTTGGCCGTTTTCTTATTTGGGTTCGCTCTTATCATGCGCGCTGTGAACTCCCCTTTTGGGCAGGTCTTGAAAGCCATTCGTGAAAACGAGCCCCGTGCGATTTCTTTGGGCTATGACGTCGATCGATTTAAGCTCATGTCTTTTGTAATTTCTGCTGCTCTATCTGGTTTGGCAGGATCAATGAAGTCCTTGGTATTCCAGCTAGCAACCTTGACTGATGTTCATTGGCACATGTCTGGTGAAGTTGTATTGATGACTTTGCTTGGCGGCATGGGAACAATTCTTGGTCCAGTAGTTGGCGCTGGTATCGTCGTTGGTTTGCAAAACTATCTTGCGAACATTGGCTCATGGAGCACTATTGCAACAGGATTTATTTTTGTAATTTGTGTTTTAGCATTCCGTCGCGGGGTTGTTGGTGAAATCGCTGCGCACTTTAAAAACAAAAACTAG
- the mnmG gene encoding tRNA uridine-5-carboxymethylaminomethyl(34) synthesis enzyme MnmG, which translates to MRYSKSFDVIVVGGGHAGTEAALASARMGCDTLLITHSIENLGAMSCNPSIGGIGKGHLVKEIDAMGGAMAAATDEAGIQFRILNSSKGPAVRATRAQGDRVLYKAAIRRRLENQPNLSLFQAAVDDLLVKGDDVYGVVTQMGLKFMAKKVVLTAGTFLDGKIHVGLNNYAGGRAGDPAAISLSARLKELKLPQGRLKTGTPPRIDGRTIDFSVMLEQPGDLDPVPVFSYLGRPEQHPKQVPCWISHTNEKTHDIIRGGLDRSPMYTGVIEGVGPRYCPSIEDKIHRFASRNSHQIFLEPEGLTTNEFYPNGISTSLPFDVQWDLVRSIRGLESAVIVRPGYAIEYDFFDPRQLRHSLETKVIGGLYFAGQINGTTGYEEAAAQGMLAGINAGLAAQGKEPWMPKRSESYIGVLVDDLITRGVQEPYRMFTSRAEYRLSLREDNADMRLTGIGRELGLVDNHRWEVFCRKQEAVSRETARLEEIWIGPKHEAAPLVSQLLGQDLSHECNLTELLRRPGVTYEAITSLGKGLWSPGILDEDLGLAAQISDQVEISVKYQGYIDRQAVEIARQEHNESFPLPESLDYTQVLGLSKEVQQKLNLHKPATLGQAGRISGVTPAALSLLLVHLKKGLGRTQEPA; encoded by the coding sequence ATGCGTTATTCCAAAAGTTTCGATGTCATTGTTGTCGGTGGCGGCCACGCTGGGACTGAGGCTGCCCTCGCATCGGCACGCATGGGTTGTGACACTCTATTAATTACTCATAGCATTGAAAATTTAGGGGCAATGAGTTGCAACCCCTCAATTGGTGGCATTGGTAAAGGCCACTTGGTTAAAGAGATTGATGCCATGGGTGGCGCCATGGCAGCTGCGACTGATGAGGCGGGAATCCAGTTCCGAATTCTGAACTCAAGCAAAGGACCTGCGGTCCGTGCGACTCGCGCCCAAGGGGATCGTGTCTTATATAAGGCAGCAATTCGTCGTCGTCTAGAAAACCAGCCTAATTTGAGCCTTTTTCAGGCTGCTGTAGATGACCTTTTGGTTAAGGGCGATGATGTTTATGGGGTAGTCACCCAAATGGGCCTGAAGTTTATGGCCAAAAAAGTAGTTCTGACTGCAGGAACCTTTTTGGACGGCAAAATACATGTTGGCTTAAATAACTATGCTGGTGGTCGTGCAGGTGATCCTGCCGCTATATCCCTTTCTGCCCGCTTAAAAGAATTAAAACTTCCCCAGGGAAGACTAAAGACGGGAACTCCCCCGCGCATTGATGGCAGAACAATTGATTTTTCAGTCATGCTCGAACAGCCTGGGGATCTAGACCCAGTGCCGGTATTTTCATATCTGGGGCGCCCAGAGCAACACCCAAAGCAGGTCCCTTGCTGGATTTCTCATACAAATGAAAAGACGCACGACATTATTCGTGGTGGTTTAGATCGCTCTCCTATGTATACGGGCGTAATTGAAGGTGTTGGCCCCCGCTACTGCCCTTCCATTGAAGACAAAATACACCGCTTCGCCTCTAGAAATAGTCACCAAATCTTTTTGGAACCGGAGGGCTTAACGACTAACGAGTTTTATCCCAACGGGATTTCAACTAGTCTGCCCTTCGATGTTCAATGGGACTTAGTCCGTAGCATCCGCGGCTTAGAGTCCGCCGTAATTGTGCGTCCTGGCTATGCCATTGAATATGATTTCTTTGACCCACGCCAGCTTCGCCATAGCCTAGAGACTAAGGTTATCGGCGGACTATATTTTGCTGGCCAAATTAATGGCACAACCGGATACGAAGAGGCCGCTGCTCAGGGCATGTTGGCCGGTATTAATGCTGGATTAGCGGCCCAAGGTAAAGAGCCATGGATGCCAAAGCGCAGCGAATCTTATATAGGCGTCTTGGTTGATGACCTCATTACTAGAGGCGTCCAAGAGCCCTATCGCATGTTTACTAGTCGTGCAGAATACCGCTTAAGCTTGCGTGAAGATAATGCTGATATGCGCTTAACAGGCATTGGGCGCGAGCTTGGTTTGGTTGACAACCATCGCTGGGAAGTTTTTTGCAGAAAACAAGAGGCTGTTTCACGTGAAACAGCCCGCCTGGAAGAGATCTGGATTGGCCCAAAGCATGAGGCTGCGCCATTGGTTTCTCAATTACTAGGACAGGATTTGTCGCATGAATGCAATTTAACCGAGCTATTAAGGCGTCCCGGAGTTACTTACGAAGCAATTACTTCCTTGGGTAAGGGTTTGTGGTCACCGGGTATTTTGGACGAAGATCTTGGTTTAGCGGCGCAAATTAGCGATCAAGTAGAGATTTCAGTGAAATACCAAGGCTATATTGATCGCCAGGCTGTAGAAATTGCCCGTCAAGAACATAACGAGAGCTTTCCGCTCCCAGAGTCTCTTGACTACACTCAGGTTCTTGGTTTGTCTAAAGAGGTTCAGCAAAAACTCAATCTACATAAACCTGCAACTTTGGGCCAGGCCGGCAGGATTTCTGGGGTAACTCCAGCAGCGCTTTCCCTGCTCTTAGTGCATCTCAAAAAAGGTTTGGGGCGCACCCAAGAGCCAGCATGA
- a CDS encoding DUF3717 domain-containing protein — MLYVTIQELEAAINYWRNQSPAEGDELRLCAEASALAKPYALMIVQGSQRIPMDVLDDLAKTAIQKFIKASQNP; from the coding sequence ATGCTGTACGTCACAATTCAAGAACTTGAGGCCGCCATTAACTATTGGCGCAATCAATCTCCAGCTGAAGGCGACGAGTTGCGTTTGTGTGCCGAGGCCTCGGCGCTTGCAAAACCTTATGCCTTAATGATTGTTCAAGGGTCACAACGAATACCCATGGATGTTTTGGACGATCTTGCTAAAACAGCCATTCAAAAATTTATTAAAGCCTCACAAAATCCTTAG
- a CDS encoding ABC transporter ATP-binding protein, which produces MSLQEKILKTIGLGKSFKGFSAVSDVNLDVTRGTIHALIGPNGAGKTTCFNLLTKFLEPSSGQILFNGIDITKEAPAQIARRGVIRSFQISAVFPHLTVLENVRVALQRGLGTEFHFWKSGDSLNVLNDRALALLHEVGLESFANEDTMNLAYGRKRALEIATTLAMEPELMLLDEPTQGMGHEDVERVTELIDRVAKGRTILMVEHNMKVVSSIADRITVLQRGSVLAEGSYTEVSNNPLVVEAYMGSHGGDAL; this is translated from the coding sequence ATGAGCTTGCAAGAAAAAATCTTAAAAACAATTGGACTCGGAAAGTCTTTTAAAGGATTTTCGGCGGTAAGTGACGTTAACTTAGACGTCACCAGAGGAACCATTCACGCTTTAATTGGCCCTAATGGCGCTGGCAAAACAACTTGCTTTAATTTACTAACAAAATTTTTGGAGCCCAGTAGCGGCCAAATTCTGTTTAATGGGATTGATATCACCAAAGAGGCTCCAGCTCAAATTGCGAGACGCGGCGTTATTCGCTCATTTCAAATTTCCGCAGTTTTCCCGCACTTAACGGTGTTGGAGAATGTTCGTGTTGCACTGCAGCGAGGATTGGGCACGGAGTTTCATTTTTGGAAGTCCGGTGACTCCTTAAATGTCCTCAATGATCGTGCATTAGCGCTTTTGCACGAAGTGGGGTTGGAAAGTTTTGCCAACGAAGACACAATGAATCTCGCCTATGGCCGAAAAAGGGCCCTTGAAATCGCCACTACATTAGCGATGGAGCCAGAGTTGATGCTCTTGGATGAGCCCACCCAGGGCATGGGCCATGAGGATGTGGAGCGCGTTACGGAGTTAATTGATCGTGTAGCCAAGGGCCGCACGATTCTCATGGTTGAACACAATATGAAGGTGGTTTCTTCAATTGCAGACCGTATTACCGTATTGCAGCGTGGTTCCGTATTGGCCGAGGGCTCATATACCGAAGTCTCAAACAACCCCTTGGTTGTTGAGGCTTATATGGGTAGTCATGGGGGAGATGCACTATGA
- a CDS encoding ParA family protein, whose translation MAKIFCIANQKGGVGKTTTAVNLAAGLAGLRQRVLLVDLDPQGNATMGSGIEKADLNTSVYQVLIGLASAKDCAQRCESSAYDVLPANRDLAGAEIELVDIDARESRLKDALAEVADDYDFILIDCPPALSLLTLNGLCAANGVIVPMQCEYFALEGLSDLVNTIKQVHANLNPDLVIIGLLRVMFDARMTLQQQVSDQLLEHFGDKVFKTIIPRNVRLAEAPSYGLPGVAFDKSSRGAKAYLEFGAEMVERIKQM comes from the coding sequence ATGGCAAAAATATTCTGTATCGCAAATCAAAAAGGCGGTGTAGGCAAGACCACCACAGCGGTGAACTTGGCTGCAGGCTTGGCAGGCCTTCGTCAACGTGTTTTGCTAGTAGACCTTGATCCTCAAGGCAACGCCACCATGGGGTCGGGAATTGAAAAGGCGGACTTAAATACTAGCGTCTACCAAGTGTTGATTGGCCTTGCTTCTGCAAAAGATTGTGCACAGCGTTGCGAGAGCTCTGCTTACGATGTGCTGCCAGCAAATCGCGATTTGGCTGGCGCAGAAATTGAGTTGGTGGATATTGATGCGCGTGAATCTCGTTTGAAAGATGCGCTTGCAGAAGTCGCTGATGATTACGATTTTATTTTGATCGATTGCCCTCCTGCTCTGTCACTGTTAACGCTTAATGGTTTGTGTGCGGCCAATGGTGTAATCGTGCCAATGCAGTGCGAGTACTTTGCATTGGAGGGTCTCTCGGATCTCGTGAATACCATCAAGCAAGTGCACGCAAATTTAAATCCAGATCTTGTCATCATTGGTTTGTTGCGCGTGATGTTTGATGCACGCATGACATTGCAACAACAAGTATCAGACCAACTGCTTGAGCACTTCGGCGACAAAGTATTTAAGACCATTATTCCGCGCAACGTACGCCTTGCAGAGGCCCCATCATACGGGCTTCCTGGTGTGGCTTTCGATAAATCATCACGTGGTGCAAAAGCCTATTTAGAGTTTGGTGCAGAGATGGTTGAGCGTATCAAACAAATGTAA
- a CDS encoding sulfite exporter TauE/SafE family protein — protein MAFFAGLVDAVAGGGGLIQVPALFAAYPEAPPATLLSTNKVSAVGGTLNAARRYLRHVSLPWAIVGPAIVAGFIGSLMGANAVSNFPAEPLRKALPFVLLFLLLYTWFQPSLGEVHAPKAVGRHQQFKGIVLGLTIGFYDGFFGPGTGSFLLFGFVRFFGFDFLHASAATKLVNVATNLAAILMLASLGQINWSLGFAMMVANIAGSQFGSRLAIKHGSTFVRKAFLVIVTTLILKSAWNAYFIN, from the coding sequence ATGGCTTTTTTTGCCGGCCTAGTTGATGCTGTTGCTGGCGGCGGCGGCCTGATACAGGTGCCTGCATTGTTTGCCGCCTATCCTGAAGCGCCTCCCGCAACCCTGCTTTCAACCAATAAAGTATCGGCGGTTGGCGGAACTTTAAATGCCGCACGCAGATATCTGCGCCATGTCTCTCTTCCATGGGCTATTGTCGGCCCTGCAATTGTTGCTGGTTTTATTGGCTCTCTAATGGGTGCAAATGCAGTCAGCAATTTTCCAGCTGAGCCCTTGCGGAAAGCCTTACCTTTTGTTTTGTTATTCCTATTGCTATATACCTGGTTTCAGCCCTCACTTGGAGAGGTCCATGCTCCCAAAGCGGTTGGTCGTCATCAACAATTTAAGGGAATTGTTCTCGGCTTAACAATAGGCTTTTACGATGGCTTCTTTGGGCCTGGCACTGGCAGTTTTTTATTGTTTGGTTTTGTGCGCTTTTTTGGCTTTGATTTTTTGCACGCCTCTGCTGCAACGAAGTTGGTGAATGTTGCTACGAATTTAGCGGCAATCCTGATGTTGGCAAGTCTTGGCCAAATTAATTGGTCCCTAGGTTTTGCCATGATGGTGGCCAATATTGCGGGGAGTCAATTCGGTAGCCGCTTGGCGATTAAGCATGGCAGTACTTTTGTAAGAAAAGCTTTCTTGGTTATTGTGACTACGCTGATTCTGAAGTCCGCATGGAACGCGTATTTCATCAATTAA
- a CDS encoding branched-chain amino acid ABC transporter permease yields the protein MFELLGITPQGLVAQLLVGLINGSFYAILSLGLAIIFGLLNIINFAHGAQYTMGAFIAWIGLTQISQWLGFPDLTINYWFALIVVPLVLAGFGLILERTMLRRLYHLDHLYGLLLTFGLALIIEGMFRHWYGISGESYPAPELLQGAIPLESIGIILPKYRLWVVVISLAVCFSTWYVIERTKLGAYLRAGTENPKLLQAFGINVPLMISLAYAYGVGLAGFAGVLAAPIFQVNPLMGSNLIIVVFAVVVIGGMGSIMGAILTGLALGLIEGLTKVFYPEASGVVIFVIMAIVLLLRPAGLFGREK from the coding sequence ATGTTTGAACTTCTCGGAATTACCCCTCAAGGGCTGGTGGCCCAGCTCTTGGTGGGGCTTATTAATGGCTCGTTCTATGCCATATTGAGCTTGGGATTGGCCATTATTTTTGGCCTTCTCAACATCATTAATTTTGCCCATGGTGCCCAGTACACCATGGGTGCTTTTATTGCGTGGATTGGTTTAACTCAGATTAGTCAATGGCTGGGCTTTCCAGACCTAACAATTAATTATTGGTTTGCATTAATTGTTGTACCGCTAGTACTGGCGGGCTTCGGTTTAATTCTGGAGCGCACAATGCTACGACGCCTTTATCACCTAGACCATTTGTATGGCCTACTGCTCACCTTTGGTTTGGCATTAATTATTGAGGGCATGTTCCGTCATTGGTATGGCATCTCCGGTGAGAGCTATCCAGCCCCAGAGTTGCTTCAAGGCGCTATCCCACTGGAGTCCATTGGAATCATCCTTCCTAAATACCGTTTATGGGTGGTGGTAATTTCTTTGGCCGTTTGTTTCTCCACCTGGTATGTGATTGAGCGAACCAAATTGGGCGCGTATTTGCGCGCAGGAACCGAAAATCCAAAATTACTCCAAGCATTTGGAATCAATGTTCCGTTGATGATTTCTTTGGCTTACGCCTATGGCGTTGGCTTGGCTGGTTTTGCCGGTGTATTGGCCGCACCAATTTTCCAAGTAAATCCGTTGATGGGCTCAAACCTCATCATCGTAGTTTTTGCTGTGGTGGTTATTGGCGGCATGGGCTCTATCATGGGCGCGATTTTGACTGGCTTAGCCTTGGGCTTAATCGAGGGCCTTACTAAAGTCTTTTACCCAGAGGCGTCAGGGGTTGTGATTTTTGTGATCATGGCAATTGTTCTATTGCTTCGTCCTGCTGGACTTTTTGGGCGGGAAAAATAA
- a CDS encoding ParB/RepB/Spo0J family partition protein, with product MVAIKKKGLGRGLEALLGEKAQQANSSAEINRLPLTALQAGKYQPRQKMEAGALQELAESIREQGVMQPLLVRLVAPGKYEIIAGERRFRAATIAGLKEVPVLVSSADDQAAAAMALVENMQREDLNPLEESQGLARLIEEFGFTHEQAAKAVGKSRSAITNLLRLAQLAKPVQAMLLAGDIDMGHARALLPLPGASQVALAQRIAAQGLSVREAEKMSAALAIAGGHIGDKKSKTQAGTSAPSRDPDMRRLSQEIADLIGLNVEFKFKGKGGEIRIGFSQFDELDSLLKKLGIAAD from the coding sequence ATGGTTGCAATTAAGAAAAAAGGTTTAGGTAGAGGGTTGGAAGCGCTACTCGGTGAGAAAGCTCAACAAGCAAATTCAAGCGCAGAAATAAATCGTTTGCCATTAACAGCATTGCAGGCGGGCAAATATCAACCGAGACAAAAAATGGAAGCGGGCGCTCTGCAGGAATTGGCGGAGAGCATTCGCGAGCAGGGAGTAATGCAGCCATTGTTGGTGAGACTGGTTGCGCCTGGTAAGTACGAAATTATTGCTGGCGAAAGACGCTTTCGTGCAGCCACTATTGCCGGCCTGAAAGAGGTACCGGTTTTAGTTTCTAGCGCTGATGATCAGGCCGCTGCGGCTATGGCTTTGGTTGAAAATATGCAGCGCGAGGATTTAAATCCTCTGGAAGAGTCTCAAGGTCTGGCTAGATTGATTGAAGAGTTTGGCTTTACTCATGAGCAAGCTGCAAAAGCGGTAGGAAAATCCCGCAGCGCCATTACTAATTTATTGCGCTTAGCGCAGCTGGCAAAGCCTGTACAGGCAATGCTTTTAGCTGGTGATATCGATATGGGCCATGCTCGTGCCTTATTACCTTTACCTGGTGCTAGCCAGGTTGCTTTGGCCCAAAGAATTGCCGCTCAAGGCCTTTCTGTGCGTGAGGCAGAAAAAATGTCAGCAGCATTGGCTATCGCTGGTGGTCATATTGGGGACAAAAAGTCGAAAACCCAGGCAGGCACTAGTGCGCCAAGCCGCGACCCCGATATGCGCCGCCTTTCTCAGGAAATCGCCGATTTGATTGGTTTAAATGTGGAATTTAAGTTCAAAGGCAAAGGTGGCGAGATCCGAATTGGCTTTAGCCAGTTTGACGAGCTAGATTCCTTATTAAAAAAGTTGGGTATTGCTGCCGATTAA